Proteins encoded within one genomic window of Couchioplanes caeruleus:
- a CDS encoding IS5 family transposase, with translation MTERRAYPSDLSDARWALIAPRLTAWRQARTDARTAIGIKGRTPSHDLREIFNAILYVNRTGIAWRYLPHDFPPHATVYGYFALWSKEGIFTALNYNLTGLVRDHHGRSAEPTASIMDTQSVKTSTNVPLKTQGIDAGKKIAGRKRGIITDTLGLLLAVIVTAASVSDNVIGNDLLDQATATHSALTKTWVDAGFKVKTVEHGASLDIDVEIVNKEPQVKGFNVVKRRWVVERTIGWLMHHRRLVRDYETRPSNSEAMITLAMIDNLARRITGETTPTWRDPQIT, from the coding sequence ATGACCGAACGTCGCGCATACCCGTCCGACCTGTCCGACGCCCGCTGGGCCTTGATCGCGCCCCGGCTGACCGCGTGGCGTCAGGCCCGCACCGACGCCCGCACCGCGATCGGCATCAAAGGCCGCACCCCCAGCCACGACCTGCGGGAGATTTTCAACGCCATCCTCTACGTCAACCGCACCGGCATTGCCTGGCGTTACCTCCCGCACGACTTCCCTCCACACGCGACGGTCTACGGCTACTTCGCCCTATGGAGTAAGGAAGGGATCTTCACCGCCCTCAACTACAACCTCACCGGACTCGTCCGTGACCACCACGGCCGATCCGCCGAACCCACCGCATCGATCATGGACACCCAGAGCGTCAAGACCTCCACCAACGTGCCGCTCAAGACCCAGGGCATCGACGCCGGCAAAAAGATCGCCGGCCGTAAACGCGGCATCATCACCGACACCCTCGGCCTGCTGCTCGCCGTGATCGTCACCGCCGCCAGCGTCAGCGACAACGTGATCGGCAACGATCTGCTCGACCAGGCCACCGCCACCCACTCCGCCCTGACCAAGACCTGGGTCGATGCCGGCTTCAAAGTCAAAACCGTCGAACACGGCGCCAGTCTCGACATCGACGTCGAGATCGTCAACAAAGAACCGCAGGTCAAAGGCTTCAACGTGGTCAAACGACGCTGGGTCGTCGAGCGCACCATTGGCTGGCTCATGCACCACCGCCGCCTGGTGCGCGACTACGAAACCCGGCCCAGCAACTCCGAAGCCATGATCACCCTTGCCATGATCGACAACCTCGCTCGCCGAATCACCGGCGAAACCACCCCAACCTGGCGAGACCCTCAAATTACATAA
- a CDS encoding IS5 family transposase: MERRPYRSDLSDARWAVIEPVLTQWRASRPGLGINPPVHDLREIVNAILYVTRTGIAWEYLPHDFPPAKTVYDYYAKWEKDGTTQRIHDLLRRRLRQAHGRDGSPSAAVIDAQSVKTSCNVRESEQGIDAAKKIKGRKRHIVTDTLGLLLAVVVTAASVSDTAAGRGLLDEVAASHPTVRKVWVDGGYQTTVWRRGARHGIDVERVTRRPAEKGFRALPRRWVVERTFGWLMQHRRLARDYESLPQRSRTMILWAMANTMSRRLAGESTQTWRD, translated from the coding sequence ATGGAGCGACGTCCATATCGATCGGACCTGTCGGATGCGCGGTGGGCGGTGATCGAACCGGTCCTGACGCAGTGGCGGGCCTCTCGGCCAGGACTCGGGATCAACCCGCCGGTACACGATCTGCGGGAGATCGTGAACGCGATCCTCTACGTCACACGCACCGGGATCGCCTGGGAGTACCTGCCGCACGATTTTCCGCCGGCCAAGACGGTGTACGACTACTACGCCAAGTGGGAGAAGGACGGCACGACGCAACGGATCCATGATCTGCTGCGTCGCAGACTCCGGCAGGCGCATGGCCGTGACGGCTCACCGAGCGCGGCGGTCATCGACGCGCAAAGCGTCAAAACCTCCTGCAACGTAAGGGAATCCGAGCAAGGCATCGACGCGGCAAAGAAGATCAAGGGCCGTAAGCGGCACATCGTCACCGATACCCTCGGGCTCCTGCTGGCCGTGGTGGTCACCGCGGCGTCCGTGTCGGACACCGCCGCCGGTCGGGGCCTTCTCGACGAGGTGGCCGCCTCGCATCCCACGGTGCGCAAGGTCTGGGTCGATGGCGGCTACCAGACCACCGTGTGGCGGCGCGGCGCCCGACATGGCATCGACGTCGAGAGGGTCACCCGCCGTCCGGCGGAGAAAGGCTTCCGCGCGTTGCCGCGCCGGTGGGTGGTCGAGCGCACCTTCGGCTGGCTGATGCAACACCGCCGGCTTGCCCGCGACTACGAGTCCCTGCCCCAACGATCACGCACCATGATCCTCTGGGCCATGGCTAACACAATGTCCCGCCGATTGGCAGGAGAATCCACCCAAACCTGGCGCGACTAA
- a CDS encoding ATP-binding protein has translation MIAQLVRNLIDNAARYNVPGGEVLVRLQSNGHLTIPTRY, from the coding sequence GTGATCGCCCAACTCGTCCGCAACCTGATCGACAACGCCGCGCGCTACAACGTCCCCGGCGGCGAAGTGCTGGTGCGGCTCCAGTCGAACGGCCACCTGACCATCCCTACCAGATATTGA
- a CDS encoding ArsR family transcriptional regulator, translating into MAAETLIADAFAQLGIEAHIPTGTPDAGIDLVLDVNGVQLAIQVKRRALVDDTIAERVLAEPGPPGSTLLIIGDRVTEAARGVLTARGAGYYDLRGRLALRARGLVIDAEVAPLRERPQRTAALRGKAGLEVACALLQQPGQGTTVRELARRLGRSVSTVSEILSALRGDELVDATNAVTDSRFFWQVADHWATPRTHLAQLPPPGDAALTRALRLGMDEAESGIGWALTDSAAAAVYGAPVAFRSGQVLDFYVPDQAVQRRAMTLLGVATTPAQAHATVRIAPVPAVVQSRLSPALNPLKWPLAHPLFVALDLAQDPGRGREILDAWTPEDGWPRVW; encoded by the coding sequence GTGGCCGCTGAGACTCTCATAGCTGATGCCTTCGCTCAGCTCGGGATCGAGGCTCACATACCAACCGGAACGCCTGATGCGGGTATCGACCTTGTACTCGACGTCAACGGCGTGCAGCTGGCAATTCAAGTCAAGCGGCGCGCCCTCGTCGATGACACAATCGCGGAACGTGTCCTTGCAGAACCGGGTCCACCTGGCTCAACCCTCCTGATCATCGGTGACCGGGTGACTGAGGCTGCCAGAGGGGTTCTAACTGCCCGGGGCGCCGGCTACTACGACTTACGCGGTCGGCTCGCGCTGCGCGCTCGCGGCCTGGTGATAGACGCTGAGGTCGCTCCGCTTCGCGAGCGCCCTCAGCGGACAGCCGCGCTGCGAGGGAAAGCTGGACTTGAAGTCGCCTGTGCCCTCCTGCAGCAACCCGGGCAGGGAACCACGGTCCGTGAGCTGGCTCGTCGACTCGGGCGCTCAGTCAGCACCGTGTCCGAAATCCTGTCCGCGCTCCGCGGTGATGAGCTGGTGGACGCGACTAACGCCGTAACGGACTCTCGCTTCTTCTGGCAGGTCGCCGACCATTGGGCGACGCCGCGCACCCACCTCGCGCAACTACCACCGCCTGGTGACGCAGCTCTCACGCGGGCGCTGCGACTAGGCATGGACGAAGCGGAGTCGGGAATCGGATGGGCCTTGACGGACTCGGCTGCCGCAGCTGTCTATGGAGCGCCGGTGGCGTTCCGGTCGGGACAGGTCCTCGACTTCTACGTCCCTGACCAAGCCGTCCAGCGCCGCGCCATGACCTTGCTCGGCGTAGCGACCACACCGGCCCAGGCCCACGCCACCGTCCGCATCGCCCCTGTACCCGCCGTCGTACAGTCCCGCCTGAGTCCCGCCCTCAATCCACTCAAATGGCCGCTCGCGCATCCCTTGTTCGTCGCGCTCGACCTGGCGCAGGATCCCGGCCGAGGCCGGGAAATCCTGGACGCGTGGACGCCTGAAGACGGATGGCCCCGTGTCTGGTAA
- a CDS encoding polymorphic toxin-type HINT domain-containing protein: MRRVRAAMLMSLVAVLVGTGLWVPPATAVVPVLREEPTTSPIVVPPLVTEPWNGQTGVDLVAERWRKAVGDVAALAPEPEVRDAANAALASADPQAIQKFATVEKRQLETQIAARKKQVAADNLVKIKAMAGTGGASFNAEVQRVLAGTDGDREAFLAYGADIARAQDEKVAANAKERATQLRERLRTFAATAPAESQLRAVAEQALAGDDAAVAAFWNTGYPAAAKADAEERERYLRDLEARNKAAEELSDLAQRAQKASEARTRLLAAHGEGVRALQRASNAMAGAANAARHAQRVLAGTGTVAAKATELAAAQAQTANDLRAAQAAAEQARVAAGTASSAADTLHETGLTYGAEWSVIAQGMSEAAAAAVGATQTAQHAIDATIATNKAQGAQAQAEAHAQQAIKWRQHAEQHAQSAAKLAAAAAKQAVAAKTAAARAKQAREQAQAAEAKAWAGAEKARQQRQVAEAKAAEARQQRQIAEAERANAARHRAEADRQAAAARNARANADAQAAIANGALQRAETATLAAGGADERAWAKEGEARQASEAAASAERARQTADAKRQAMRAAVAHGASDQERKNAQDAADAADQEFTVADGAAKSARGYANSASGAAANARAAATQARAAADRAWAAAERARAAARAADAAADKAEAAAKATHAARLKADAKAAKATAEQIAAAKAAAAATNLAERAADEAVRALWSADRTKDEAQAATTEAVTAAAQADIAIAAAAAASQSSAGIAEPHNAAIALVSPFAGADIDADFVKQVAEQAKSIGEEQAKAAEARAAEAVTAAEKAEAAAQKANAQVKPAYAAAAQAARSAADAAKSAAEAKRYAAQAAVDGAAARAAAASAAKADAQARADAAAARQAANEAANDAAIAGRAAQQAQAEADAADRAATAAEADAAAADAAADRAEADAKAAKDAADRAQKHADSAAAAAASALQHSIDAQHAYERAAEADRQRQRDAAADNFANAANQPVPNPDEVAVLDPSEQEELKKLLAEGAESFWDFLKAEAPQLFKDLTGIQDIEDCIRTGDVMACLWAASNFIPARRLFGFMADLGKFGVKITKFFLRTTQARERAQKLLDKAKALFASGCKANSFTPGTRVLLAHGRTRAIEKVRIGDRVRATDPLTGITGSRRVTNTITSAGLKRLVDITVDADGIPGGATATITATAGHPFWVPSLSKWVNAGDLSDRQWLRTSSGAYTFIAKVGKVREVDARVYNLTVAGIPTYYVLAGKVPVLVHNTGLCPKKIDDVFHNPSGRSSVEQFEYHWDKHAKALGISREQYLQDAKDWAAAIAQPGGKRGLNAKLKELADGSRGISYTDPRTGKGGIIGPDGKPVTFWYGPE; this comes from the coding sequence ATGAGACGCGTACGCGCAGCGATGTTGATGTCGCTGGTCGCGGTGTTGGTCGGCACCGGCTTGTGGGTGCCGCCGGCGACGGCCGTTGTGCCGGTGCTCCGCGAGGAGCCCACGACGTCACCCATCGTGGTGCCGCCGCTGGTGACGGAGCCGTGGAACGGGCAGACCGGCGTCGACCTGGTCGCGGAGCGGTGGCGCAAGGCGGTCGGCGACGTGGCCGCGCTGGCACCCGAGCCGGAGGTCCGCGACGCGGCCAACGCGGCGTTGGCGTCGGCGGATCCGCAGGCGATCCAGAAGTTCGCCACGGTGGAGAAGCGCCAGCTGGAGACCCAGATCGCCGCGCGTAAGAAGCAGGTCGCCGCGGACAACCTGGTGAAGATCAAGGCGATGGCCGGCACCGGCGGTGCCTCCTTCAACGCCGAGGTCCAGCGGGTCCTGGCCGGCACCGACGGTGACCGGGAGGCGTTCCTGGCGTACGGCGCGGACATCGCCCGGGCGCAGGACGAGAAGGTCGCGGCGAACGCCAAGGAGCGGGCGACCCAGCTGCGGGAGCGGCTGCGCACCTTCGCGGCGACGGCGCCGGCGGAGTCGCAGCTCAGGGCTGTTGCCGAGCAGGCCCTGGCCGGCGACGACGCGGCGGTGGCGGCATTCTGGAACACCGGTTACCCGGCGGCGGCCAAGGCGGACGCCGAGGAGCGCGAGCGTTACCTGCGCGACCTGGAGGCCCGGAACAAGGCCGCTGAGGAGCTGTCGGACCTGGCCCAGCGGGCGCAGAAGGCGTCCGAGGCGCGTACCCGTCTGCTGGCCGCGCATGGTGAGGGCGTACGGGCGTTGCAGCGGGCGTCGAACGCGATGGCGGGTGCGGCGAACGCCGCCCGGCACGCGCAGCGGGTGCTGGCCGGCACCGGCACGGTGGCGGCGAAGGCGACCGAGCTGGCAGCGGCCCAGGCCCAGACGGCCAACGATCTGCGTGCCGCGCAGGCGGCCGCGGAGCAGGCCCGCGTCGCGGCGGGTACCGCGTCGTCGGCGGCCGACACGCTGCACGAGACCGGACTGACGTACGGCGCCGAGTGGTCTGTGATCGCGCAGGGGATGAGCGAGGCCGCGGCGGCCGCGGTGGGTGCGACGCAGACCGCGCAGCACGCCATCGACGCGACGATCGCGACGAACAAAGCCCAGGGCGCGCAGGCGCAGGCCGAGGCGCACGCGCAGCAGGCGATCAAGTGGCGTCAGCACGCCGAGCAGCACGCGCAGTCCGCGGCGAAGCTGGCCGCCGCGGCGGCGAAGCAGGCTGTTGCGGCCAAGACGGCGGCGGCGCGGGCGAAGCAGGCGCGCGAGCAGGCGCAGGCGGCCGAGGCGAAGGCGTGGGCTGGTGCGGAGAAGGCACGCCAGCAGCGGCAGGTCGCCGAGGCGAAGGCCGCTGAGGCCAGGCAGCAGCGGCAGATCGCCGAGGCGGAGCGCGCCAACGCCGCCCGGCACCGGGCCGAGGCCGACCGGCAGGCCGCCGCGGCACGAAACGCGCGGGCCAACGCGGACGCCCAGGCCGCGATCGCCAACGGTGCTTTGCAGCGTGCGGAGACCGCGACTCTGGCCGCGGGCGGCGCCGACGAGCGCGCATGGGCGAAGGAGGGCGAGGCGCGGCAGGCCAGCGAGGCGGCGGCCTCCGCCGAGCGGGCCCGGCAGACCGCCGACGCGAAGCGGCAGGCCATGCGGGCAGCGGTCGCGCACGGCGCCAGCGACCAGGAACGCAAGAACGCCCAGGACGCGGCCGACGCGGCGGACCAGGAGTTCACCGTGGCCGACGGCGCGGCCAAGAGTGCCCGCGGGTACGCCAACTCTGCTTCGGGTGCGGCGGCGAACGCCCGCGCGGCGGCGACGCAGGCGCGGGCGGCTGCGGACCGGGCGTGGGCGGCGGCGGAACGGGCTCGGGCCGCGGCGCGGGCGGCGGACGCGGCCGCGGACAAGGCCGAGGCGGCGGCGAAGGCCACCCACGCGGCGCGTTTGAAGGCGGATGCGAAGGCGGCGAAGGCGACCGCGGAGCAGATCGCCGCGGCCAAGGCGGCTGCGGCGGCGACGAATCTGGCCGAGCGGGCCGCGGACGAGGCGGTCCGTGCCCTGTGGTCGGCCGACCGGACGAAGGACGAGGCGCAGGCCGCCACGACCGAGGCGGTGACCGCGGCGGCGCAGGCCGACATCGCGATCGCCGCGGCGGCGGCGGCGTCGCAGTCCTCGGCGGGTATCGCCGAGCCGCACAACGCCGCGATCGCCCTGGTGTCACCGTTCGCCGGCGCCGACATCGACGCCGACTTCGTCAAGCAGGTCGCGGAGCAGGCCAAGAGCATCGGCGAGGAACAGGCCAAGGCCGCCGAGGCCCGCGCCGCGGAGGCGGTCACCGCCGCGGAGAAGGCCGAGGCGGCTGCGCAGAAGGCGAACGCCCAGGTCAAGCCCGCGTACGCGGCGGCTGCCCAGGCGGCCCGTTCGGCAGCGGACGCGGCGAAGTCCGCCGCCGAGGCGAAGCGGTATGCCGCTCAGGCTGCTGTCGATGGTGCTGCCGCGCGAGCTGCTGCGGCGAGCGCGGCGAAGGCGGACGCGCAGGCCCGTGCGGATGCGGCCGCGGCCCGGCAGGCCGCGAACGAGGCCGCCAACGACGCGGCGATCGCCGGGCGTGCGGCGCAGCAGGCCCAGGCCGAGGCCGACGCCGCAGACCGGGCCGCCACCGCGGCCGAAGCCGACGCCGCAGCCGCGGATGCCGCCGCCGACCGCGCTGAAGCCGACGCGAAGGCTGCCAAGGACGCGGCCGACAGAGCGCAGAAGCATGCCGACAGCGCTGCTGCCGCGGCCGCTTCCGCGTTGCAGCACTCCATCGACGCGCAACACGCCTACGAACGCGCCGCCGAGGCCGATCGGCAGCGGCAACGCGACGCGGCGGCGGACAACTTCGCCAACGCTGCGAACCAGCCGGTGCCCAACCCGGACGAGGTCGCGGTACTGGACCCCAGTGAGCAGGAGGAACTGAAGAAGCTGCTGGCTGAAGGCGCCGAGAGCTTCTGGGACTTCCTCAAGGCCGAAGCGCCGCAGCTGTTCAAGGACCTGACCGGCATCCAGGACATCGAGGACTGCATCCGCACGGGCGATGTCATGGCCTGCCTCTGGGCCGCCTCTAACTTCATCCCCGCGCGACGGCTCTTCGGCTTCATGGCCGACCTCGGCAAGTTCGGCGTGAAGATCACCAAGTTCTTCCTGCGCACCACCCAGGCCCGCGAACGAGCCCAGAAACTCCTCGACAAGGCCAAGGCTCTTTTCGCCAGCGGATGCAAGGCGAACAGCTTCACGCCCGGTACGCGGGTACTGCTGGCCCACGGCCGCACCCGGGCGATCGAGAAGGTCCGGATCGGGGACCGGGTCAGAGCGACGGATCCCCTCACCGGGATCACCGGCAGCCGCCGGGTGACGAACACGATCACCAGCGCGGGCCTCAAGAGGCTGGTCGACATCACCGTCGACGCCGACGGCATTCCCGGCGGTGCCACGGCCACCATCACCGCCACCGCGGGCCACCCCTTCTGGGTGCCCAGTCTGTCCAAGTGGGTGAACGCGGGGGACCTGTCCGACAGGCAGTGGCTGCGTACCAGCTCCGGTGCGTACACGTTCATCGCCAAGGTGGGCAAGGTCCGCGAGGTCGACGCCCGCGTGTACAACCTGACCGTCGCCGGCATCCCCACCTACTACGTGCTCGCCGGCAAAGTTCCTGTGTTGGTGCACAACACGGGACTGTGCCCCAAGAAAATCGATGACGTCTTCCACAATCCCAGCGGTAGATCCTCCGTGGAGCAGTTCGAGTACCACTGGGACAAGCACGCGAAGGCGCTCGGCATCTCGCGTGAGCAGTATCTCCAGGACGCGAAAGACTGGGCGGCGGCCATTGCTCAGCCGGGTGGGAAAAGGGGACTCAACGCCAAATTGAAGGAGTTGGCCGACGGGTCGCGTGGGATCTCATACACGGATCCCCGAACGGGTAAGGGTGGGATCATCGGCCCAGATGGCAAACCGGTAACCTTCTGGTACGGCCCCGAGTAG
- a CDS encoding helix-turn-helix domain-containing protein has product MPRAGRIAVTQFHHFDPDNRGADRDRRGAGPDRSSHPPNVTVRYSHYGIRPARTVVAARIGRKVLCSPATLSRWLSGESFPDRTAVLRFAQVCADPDPQTMQLLWERAAAGRAQPPAETTTMNQPPTSMPGDSPAALWCCAPVVRTKASTDGGPPTHRERPTTRACRSGDELQGSYAKEFTIHSMQQNCIPMMSVDDFPLLRGRAFAESFQARNDPFKRTHDIPPSRLEQALFHKENDLRCIFVGHSQITMDECQILARTQHGLAPAQTGERQAPPQCIVFHEIRQRSALSLLGAVPEGYRFAIWADDPTLTRSGIRV; this is encoded by the coding sequence GTGCCACGTGCGGGCCGCATTGCCGTCACGCAATTTCACCACTTCGATCCCGACAATCGCGGCGCCGACCGCGATCGTCGCGGCGCCGGCCCGGATCGCAGCAGCCACCCGCCGAACGTGACGGTGCGTTACAGCCACTACGGCATCAGGCCCGCTCGAACGGTAGTCGCGGCACGGATCGGCCGCAAAGTGCTCTGCTCCCCGGCGACCCTGAGCCGCTGGCTCAGCGGCGAGTCCTTTCCCGACCGCACGGCCGTTCTGCGTTTCGCGCAGGTGTGCGCCGATCCCGACCCCCAGACCATGCAGCTCCTGTGGGAACGCGCGGCCGCCGGACGCGCCCAACCCCCTGCGGAGACCACCACCATGAACCAGCCGCCCACCAGCATGCCGGGCGACAGCCCGGCCGCGCTCTGGTGCTGCGCCCCCGTCGTACGTACAAAAGCATCAACAGACGGCGGGCCGCCCACACATCGTGAGCGGCCCACCACACGTGCCTGCCGGTCGGGTGACGAGTTACAGGGATCCTATGCGAAGGAATTCACCATACATTCGATGCAGCAGAACTGCATACCGATGATGAGCGTCGACGACTTCCCGCTCCTTCGCGGTCGCGCCTTCGCCGAATCGTTCCAAGCGAGAAATGATCCCTTCAAGCGCACCCATGACATCCCCCCGAGCCGGCTGGAACAAGCCCTTTTCCACAAGGAGAATGACCTGCGTTGCATCTTCGTCGGCCACAGCCAGATCACCATGGATGAGTGCCAGATTCTCGCCCGCACGCAACACGGTCTCGCCCCGGCGCAGACTGGGGAACGGCAAGCGCCGCCACAGTGCATAGTCTTCCATGAAATCCGGCAACGGTCCGCCCTCTCGCTACTCGGGGCCGTACCAGAAGGTTACCGGTTTGCCATCTGGGCCGATGATCCCACCCTTACCCGTTCGGGGATCCGTGTATGA
- a CDS encoding transposase gives MHRNRKGERGSFSEDDYIAFLDQAHQRLRAPIVLIWDNLNTHVSVRIRELITARRWLTVIRLPAYAPDLNPAEGVWRWMKRGLTNTAARGVDHLADLVKRRLRACQQQTDLLAGFFAGTGMTLDPEPP, from the coding sequence CTGCACCGAAACCGCAAAGGTGAGCGTGGCAGTTTCAGCGAGGACGACTACATCGCCTTCCTCGATCAGGCCCACCAACGCTTGCGGGCACCGATCGTGCTGATCTGGGACAACCTGAACACCCACGTCAGCGTCCGGATCCGGGAACTGATCACGGCCCGGAGGTGGCTGACCGTGATCCGGTTACCCGCCTACGCCCCGGACCTCAACCCGGCCGAGGGCGTCTGGCGGTGGATGAAACGCGGCCTGACCAACACCGCCGCCCGCGGCGTCGACCACCTCGCCGACCTCGTCAAACGTCGGCTACGCGCCTGCCAGCAACAAACCGATCTCCTCGCTGGCTTCTTCGCCGGCACCGGCATGACCCTCGACCCCGAGCCACCGTGA
- a CDS encoding IS701 family transposase — protein sequence MTDVDVAVWSAELDRLHARFAGRFARSEPRRRARQYLSGLVAGLDRTNGWTLAEQAGDMSPDGMQRLLRWADWDVDAVRDDVRDYVIEHLGDPQGVLIIDDTGFLKKGVKSAGVARQYSGTAGRIENCQVGVFLAYRSAKGHALIDRQLYLPQAWTDDRDRCRQAGIPDEVGFATKVEMARTMLARAFAAGITPGWVTMDEAYGQSKSLRVWMEEHDQAHVVATRRNDDVVTTRMGFTRVDKLIAALPGRAWSRISAGPGAHGPREYWWARIPIRVFWRPGRGHWLLARRNISTGELAYYVCYGPRRTRLMDLARIAGTRWAVEECFQQAKGQAGLDEYQVRDWRAWYAHITLSMAAHAWLVVAKTLTAKGETAPAAAC from the coding sequence GTGACGGATGTCGATGTTGCGGTGTGGTCGGCGGAGCTGGATCGGTTGCATGCCCGTTTCGCGGGTCGGTTCGCTCGGTCGGAGCCGCGGCGGCGGGCCCGCCAGTACCTGTCCGGGCTGGTCGCGGGCCTGGACCGGACCAACGGGTGGACCCTGGCGGAGCAGGCCGGTGACATGTCGCCGGACGGGATGCAGCGCCTGCTGCGGTGGGCGGACTGGGACGTCGACGCCGTGCGAGACGACGTGCGGGACTACGTCATCGAGCACCTCGGCGACCCGCAAGGTGTGCTGATCATCGACGACACCGGGTTCCTGAAGAAGGGCGTCAAGTCCGCCGGTGTGGCCCGGCAGTACTCCGGCACCGCCGGCAGGATCGAGAATTGCCAGGTCGGGGTGTTCCTGGCCTACCGCTCGGCCAAGGGCCACGCGTTGATCGACCGGCAGTTGTATTTGCCGCAGGCCTGGACCGATGACCGGGACCGGTGCCGCCAGGCCGGGATCCCGGACGAGGTCGGCTTCGCCACGAAGGTTGAGATGGCCCGCACCATGCTCGCCCGCGCGTTCGCTGCCGGGATTACGCCCGGCTGGGTCACGATGGACGAGGCATACGGGCAGTCGAAGTCGTTGCGGGTCTGGATGGAAGAACACGACCAGGCGCATGTCGTCGCGACCCGCCGCAACGACGATGTGGTCACCACCAGGATGGGCTTCACCCGCGTCGACAAGCTGATCGCCGCGCTGCCGGGCCGGGCCTGGTCGCGGATCTCGGCCGGGCCGGGGGCGCACGGACCGCGCGAATACTGGTGGGCGCGAATTCCGATTCGGGTGTTCTGGCGGCCCGGGCGTGGGCATTGGCTGCTCGCCCGCCGCAACATCAGCACCGGCGAGTTGGCTTACTACGTCTGCTACGGACCGCGCAGGACTCGGTTGATGGACCTGGCCCGCATCGCCGGCACTCGGTGGGCCGTCGAGGAGTGCTTCCAGCAGGCCAAAGGTCAGGCCGGCCTCGACGAATACCAGGTCCGCGACTGGCGAGCCTGGTACGCGCACATCACTCTGTCGATGGCCGCACACGCCTGGCTCGTCGTCGCTAAGACCCTTACCGCAAAAGGGGAAACAGCACCGGCGGCGGCATGCTGA
- a CDS encoding STAS domain-containing protein has translation MTFFTDDGSRLHAAVHCDRDRITVTLTGELDRVSAPPLARLLDTAMDGSIIRLQVHMAQLGFVDAAGARLLLNAYRLAADRGVELTLLDPQPHIVWLLHTLDLAAVLPGDSPSADDAMPFRGHPPTFIADETMDELMSALLADSQDERDRHVDERAAQADERDRRADEREEQADDRDRLAQERDRLVDERQQHIDEHQRWADIREDVADTRERALERREEDC, from the coding sequence ATGACCTTCTTCACCGATGACGGCAGCCGGCTGCACGCGGCGGTGCACTGCGACCGCGACCGGATCACGGTCACTCTGACCGGTGAACTCGACCGGGTCAGCGCACCACCGCTGGCGCGCCTGCTGGACACCGCGATGGACGGCAGCATCATCCGCCTGCAGGTGCACATGGCCCAGCTCGGCTTCGTCGACGCCGCCGGGGCGCGGCTACTGCTGAACGCCTACCGGCTGGCCGCAGATCGCGGGGTCGAGCTGACGTTGCTTGATCCCCAGCCACACATCGTCTGGCTGCTGCACACCCTTGACCTCGCCGCCGTACTGCCGGGCGACAGCCCATCTGCCGACGACGCGATGCCGTTCCGCGGCCACCCGCCGACGTTCATCGCCGATGAAACGATGGATGAGCTTATGTCCGCCCTGCTGGCAGACAGCCAGGATGAGCGTGACCGGCATGTCGACGAGCGTGCCGCGCAGGCCGACGAACGTGACCGGCGTGCTGATGAGCGTGAGGAACAGGCCGACGACCGAGATCGGCTCGCGCAGGAACGTGACCGGCTTGTCGACGAGCGCCAGCAACACATCGACGAACATCAGCGGTGGGCGGACATCCGTGAGGACGTGGCCGACACCCGTGAACGCGCCCTCGAACGCCGCGAAGAGGACTGCTGA
- a CDS encoding ATP-binding protein codes for MSRVLRACVTEAPRMLLVDLTRLQDEAGESASTWQTAARYAMEAKLQVTVVLCAAGPAVRQRLSTNGCDQAVTLVDTASAQMPSRDGDIRQQHLALPAQPAASALARTMVTDACLTFDVAHLVHPARLIVSELVANAVEHTGTDVRLWVSVRGSILHLAVQDGSRELPHLLDTGHQHPAPILAPGTGLRLVSAAATAWGALPCRRGKAVWATLTKQAGRAA; via the coding sequence GTGTCGCGGGTGCTGCGGGCATGTGTGACCGAAGCGCCTCGCATGTTGCTGGTGGATCTGACACGGTTGCAGGACGAGGCCGGTGAGTCGGCGTCGACCTGGCAAACCGCGGCACGGTACGCGATGGAAGCCAAGCTGCAGGTCACGGTCGTCCTCTGTGCGGCGGGGCCGGCGGTGCGGCAGCGTCTGTCGACCAACGGTTGCGATCAAGCGGTCACGCTGGTCGATACCGCATCCGCACAGATGCCGAGCCGAGATGGCGACATCAGGCAGCAGCACCTGGCTCTGCCGGCCCAGCCCGCGGCGAGTGCGCTGGCCCGCACGATGGTCACCGACGCCTGCCTGACCTTCGACGTCGCTCACCTGGTGCACCCGGCTCGGCTGATCGTGTCGGAGCTGGTAGCCAACGCGGTCGAGCACACCGGCACCGATGTCAGGTTGTGGGTATCGGTTCGTGGTTCGATCCTGCATCTGGCCGTACAGGACGGTAGCCGCGAGCTTCCGCACCTGCTCGACACCGGGCACCAGCACCCTGCTCCCATCCTCGCACCAGGAACGGGACTGAGACTCGTGAGCGCTGCCGCCACCGCGTGGGGTGCCCTGCCGTGCCGGCGTGGCAAGGCGGTGTGGGCCACCCTTACCAAGCAGGCGGGGAGGGCAGCATGA